A DNA window from Salvelinus sp. IW2-2015 unplaced genomic scaffold, ASM291031v2 Un_scaffold2443, whole genome shotgun sequence contains the following coding sequences:
- the LOC112073979 gene encoding G-protein coupled receptor 20, protein MEPAYTGMSLDNSTSTVMPMATSAGNTNVSREPYMHRLAHLDEGLYNDFYSLWICLVVVNTLIFMVGMVLNTLALYVFCFRTKPKTTSVIYTINLAVTDLLVNLSLPTRIILYYSGGKCLNCSYVHIFSYFVNMYCSILFLTSIXVDRYLAIVQVEASRKWRNPNVAKGVCIFIWLFAIVVTYSFLTTAFRHAGCCVSKLFVLTVFEFFLPLVVXVVFTVRIMCALSNSSLMQQSRERRVRAVQLLTTVLVIFTICFTPFHVRQVLVYFYPDMPHHVIVYHVTVTLSSLNSCMDPIVYCFVTNNFQSSMRGFFRKAEAELEQTSGNIISMQNSSKGSGTVTAIAHSVMMNVLSSSSPQHGNHIALD, encoded by the coding sequence ATGGAGCCTGCCTATACTGGGATGTCACTGGATAACTCTACCTCAACAGTAATGCCCATGGCGACCTCCGCCGGCAACACCAATGTGAGCAGAGAGCCGTACATGCACCGCCTGGCCCATCTAGACGAGGGTCTCTACAATGACTTCTACAGCCTGTGGATCTGTCTGGTGGTGGTCAACACACTCATCTTCATGGTGGGAATGGTTCTCAACACCCTGGCCCTGTACGTGTTCTGCTTCCGRACCAAGCCCAAGACCACCTCAGTCATCTACACCATCAATCTGGCTGTCACAGACCTACTGGTTAACCTCTCCCTGCCCACACGTATCATTCTCTACTACAGTGGGGGAAAGTGCCTCAACTGCTCCTACGTGCATATATTCAGCTACTTTGTCAACATGTACTGCAGCATCCTCTTCCTCACCAGTATATGRGTGGACAGATACCTGGCCATAGTACAGGTTGAGGCCTCTAGGAAGTGGAGGAACCCTAACGTGGCCAAGGGGGTGTGCATTTTCATCTGGCTCTTCGCTATCGTGGTCACCTACTCCTTCCTCACCACGGCGTTCCGACACGCGGGCTGCTGCGTCTCCAAGCTCTTCGTCCTGACCGTCTTCGAGTTCTTCCTCCCCTTGGTCGTCATRGTGGTGTTCACCGTGCGCATCATGTGTGCCCTGTCCAACTCCAGTCTGatgcagcagagcagagagaggcgRGTGCGGGCRGTGCAGCTCCTCACCACTGTCCTGGTCATCTTCACCATCTGCTTCACCCCGTTCCACGTCAGGCAGGTGCTGGTGTACTTCTACCCCGACATGCCCCACCACGTCATTGTCTACCACGTCACRGTCACCCTCAGCAGCCTGAACAGCTGCATGGACCCCATCGTCTACTGCTTCGTCACCAACAACTTCCAGTCCAGCATGAGGGGCTTCTTCCGCAAGGCGGAGGCAGAGCTGGAGCAGACCAGTGGGAACATCATCAGCATGCAGAATAGCTCCAAGGGCTCGGGGACTGTCACYGCTATCGCTCACAGTGTGATGATGAacgtcctgtcctcctcctctccccagcaTGGGAACCACATAGCGTTAGACTGA
- the LOC112073978 gene encoding solute carrier family 45 member 4: MVPQKADLTVLPCQDVVAMPVKKQSSERDEESPDGSLGEGAGGERIPLRKWVMHGAVMFGREFCYAMETALVTPVLLQIGLPEQYYSLTWFLSPILGLILTPLIGSASDRCTLKWGRRRPFILALCVGVLLGVSLFLNGSLLGLALGDVPSRQPIGIVLTVLGVVLLDFSADASDGPIRAYLLDVADTEEQDMALNIHAFSA, from the exons ATGGTCCCCCAGAAGGCTGACTTGACTGTTTTGCCATGTCAGGATGTGGTGGCGATGCCAGTGAAGAAGCAGAGCAGTGAGAGGGACGAGGAGAGTCCTGATGGGTCTCTGGGTGAGGGTGCTGGGGGGGAACGTATTCCCCTGCGCAAGTGGGTCATGCATGGTGCTGTCATGTTCGGACGAGAGTTCTGCTACGCCATGGAGACAGCCCTGGTCACACCAGTCTTACTGCAAATAG GACTTCCAGAGCAGTACTACAGCCTGACYTGGTTTCTTAGTCCCATCCTGGGCCTSATCCTCACCCCTCTCATTGGCTCAGCCAGCGACCGCTGCACCCTGAAATGGGGCCGAAGGAGACCCTTCATCCTGGCACTCTGTGTGGGGGTGTTACTGGGCGTTTCTCTCTTCCTCAATGGTTCCCTCCTAG GATTAGCCCTCGGGGACGTTCCCAGCAGGCAGCCCATTGGGATAGTGCTGACCGTGCTGGGTGTGGTTCTACTGGACTTCAGTGCAGACGCCTCAGATGGGCCTATCAGAGCCTACCTGTTGGATGTAGCCGACACAGAGGAGCAGGACATGGCCCTCAACATACATGCCTTCTCTGCAG